A window of the Corythoichthys intestinalis isolate RoL2023-P3 chromosome 6, ASM3026506v1, whole genome shotgun sequence genome harbors these coding sequences:
- the LOC130917922 gene encoding transmembrane 4 L6 family member 5-like, with protein sequence FTLLEQMCVSKCLRCVGVALVALAIVCIVANLLLLLPELKLHFLLEGHVTREASWATGLWSSGLLIMLGARAFLQSSQTTGCCAFRTQMLRQAMYSCACLLSSAFCCLVSVTGLVQGPLCLYNATSGPTWGVPLKPTADRDAGYLYNISMWSGVCLEPRGVVQWNLVLFSVLGGASGLQALLCAANLINTLLGVLLGRGPSDHKV encoded by the exons TTTACGCTGTTAGAACA GATGTGCGTGTCTAAGTGTCTTCGCTGCGTGGGTGTGGCCTTGGTTGCCCTGGCGATCGTGTGCATCGTGGCCAACttgttgctgctgctgccgGAGCTGAagcttcacttcctgttggaggGTCATGTGACCAGAGAGGCCTCATGGGCCACGGGACTCTGGAGCTCCGGACTCCTG atcATGCTTGGCGCGCGAGCATTTTTGCAGAGCAGCCAGACGACAGGATGCTGCGCTTTCAGAACTCAG ATGCTACGTCAGGCGATGTACTCCTGCGCGTGTCTGCTGTCTTCTGCGTTTTGTTGCCTCGTGAGCGTCACAGGGCTGGTCCAAGGTCCACTTTGTCTCTACAACGCCACAAGTGGACCAACCTGGGGCGTGCCGCTTAAACCCACCGCCGACAG GGATGCCGGATACCTGTACAACATAAGTATGTGGTCAGGTGTATGTTTGGAGCCCAGGGGTGTGGTCCAGTGGAATCTAGTTCTCTTCAGcgtactagggggcgccagtggGCTGCAGGCACTCCTTTGCGCCGCAAACCTCATCAACACCTTGCTTGGCGTCCTCCTGGGACGTGGGCCAAGTGACCACAAG GTGTGA